Proteins from one Bombyx mori chromosome 25, ASM3026992v2 genomic window:
- the LOC101739106 gene encoding uncharacterized protein MAL13P1.304 isoform X1 translates to MSKRRYQQRHNCITVIPTDEKSPTKNFKMDTLAFTEDNYLQDEILDDIKQGTIAPCSQPEKQIKLNLKSERKCDETTKTQIHSENTLHGYCILKEKGTHITSNDMKHESRSFHEDTNFTDHKTKRKKTYNNDINTLNNYKDDILSRSNEYTDSSDSDWNLKQNVNEIKQKYQYLIERKHLREHQEKIINDLKKIYSENLDVELKEKTKSRKKKTKKSKRRPKLINVVINYYEKASSSRESSDEIKDKNLYIPSERLTNNDSCSNHPLPNKNSNSTKMCGIGNIPSPIINLDEIKSELLLSQECASNKQCESLKNYTPSNQHKPNRTELSQNVKEGENEEKIITKTGESVNQESLQEYDNNFTIVISDEDLDTTLNNQTGKVEDTKENDNKDNVDDTEKSDYNIELIEKELSKMFDNDSNSSSNHSYEGSVSTFEVINSSNLEEILKLDSNMELSSTNKTTSLIFDKNTALPKKSEMGKNTDHANENNRKIDSGNNFQKNLDTKESDLAYIEKDKSHPSLFADSDETVNKSKLNHNEMAESRILLLNATPSNHSERESENLITNYYRSSHSHTETDTYSTNTHRTTNVNFSKKYFNNYNQRLMDDLEKKMFDCMHGKFKVTSLIRNGQFTKIYKVCDRTCGRNYAIKLPKNNISFKNNMLVYNNNRNDSDVNIINIYKRFSLRQQWCSVMEYYPKNLIEALKRQGNAFHIDHVQILAKQLVSAVTFMRSKKIVHSDINPSHVLLNDSNQKLKLCGFDRAFISKSVLLNPHMGSTNYRAPEIILGYQRSESNIDVWSTGLVIFEMATKCQLFHGDTNNSVLYKILCVLGGIPEEMLCKCDYRSKHFKGKYFIRRTREHGERVYSKFEKSQIIPETIQSIYAKEWKRSRSVQEQIQDNIKLKGLQDFLEQMLVIYPKRRLLVDFLLNNSFMKCI, encoded by the exons ttaAATCTTAAGTCTGAAAGAAAATGTGATGAAACCACAAAAACTCAAATACATTCAGAAAATACTCTCCATGGATACTgcatattaaaagaaaaaggcACTCATATAACATCCAACGATATGAAACACGAAAGCAGATCATTCCATGAAGATACAAATTTCACTGATCACAAaaccaaaagaaaaaaaacatataacaaCGATATAAACACATTAAACAACTACAAAGATGATATTTTATCACGATCAAATGAATATACAGATAGTTCGGACTCAGACTGGAACCttaaacaaaatgtaaatgaaattaaacaaaaataccaaTACCTTATTGAAAGAAAACATTTGCGTGAACACCAAGAAAAAATTATCAAtgatttaaagaaaatttacagTGAAAATTTGGATGTCGAActaaaagagaaaacaaaatcgcgaaaaaagaaaacaaaaaaatctaagcGTAGACCTAAATTAATTAACGTAGTCATAAACTATTACGAAAAAGCAAGTAGTTCAAGAGAATCTAGCGACGAAATCAAggataaaaatttatatataccATCAGAACGACTCACTAACAACGATTCTTGTAGTAATCATCCTTTGCCCAACAAAAACTCAAATTCAACGAAAATGTGTGGAATAGGAAACATTCCTTCACCAATTATAAATTTGGATGAAATTAAAagtgaattattattatctcaagAATGTGCGAGCAACAAGCAATGCGA ATCATTAAAAAACTATACACCTTCAAATCAGCATAAACCAAACCGAACAGAATTATCACAGAATGTAAAAGAAGGAGAAAACgaagaaaaaattattacaaaaactgGTGAATCTGTGAATCAAGAAAGTCTTCAAGAATATGACAACAATTTTACTATTGTTATTTCAGATGAAGATTTAGATACAACATTAAATAACCAAACTGGTAAGGTTGAAGACACCAAAGAGAATGACAATAAAGATAATGTTGATGACACTGAAAAAAGTGATTATAATATAGAATTGATTGAAAAGGAATTATCTAAAATGTTTGATAATGATTCAAACAGCAGCAGTAATCACAGTTATGAAGGTTCAGTTAGTACTTTTGAAGTCATAAATAGTAGCAATttagaagaaatattaaaactagATTCAAATATGGAGTTGTCGAGTACCAATAAGACTACGTCACTAATATTTGATAAAAACACAGCATTACCTAAGAAATCAGAAATGGGCAAAAACACAGATCATGCAAATGAAAATAACAGAAAAATAGATAGTggaaataattttcaaaaaaatctcGATACAAAGGAATCAGATTTAGCATATATTGAAAAAGATAAATCACATCCTTCACTTTTTGCCGATAGTGATGAAACTGTAAATAAAAGCAAACTGAATCACAATGAAATGGCTGAAAGTAGAATACTACTACTAAATGCAACACCATCAAACCATTCTGAACGCGAAAGCGAAAACCTGATAACAAACTATTACAGATCTTCTCATTCTCATACTGAAACAGATACATATTCGACCAATACACATAGAACaacaaatgtaaatttttcAAAGAAGTATTTTAACAATTATAACCAGAGATTGATGGATGACTTGGAAAAGAAAATGTTCGATTGTATGCATGGTAAATTTAAAGTGACGTCACTTATTCGAAATGGccaatttactaaaatttataaagTATGTGACCGCACCTGCGGCCGAAATTATGCAATTAAACTACCCAA AAATAACATATCCTTTAAAAATAACATGCtagtatacaataataatagaaacGATAGTGATGTCAacattataaacatttataaaagATTTTCTTTGCGACAACAATGGTGTTCGGTAATGGAATACTACCCTAAAAATTTGATAGAAGCGTTGAAGAGACAAGGAAATGCTTTCCACATTGACCACGTTCAAATTCTAGCCAAACAGTTGGTGTCAGCCGTCACTTTTATGCGGAGCAAAAAAATAGTCCACTccg aTATCAATCCAAGCCACGTATTATTGAACGACTCGAACcaaaaattaaaactgtgcgGATTCGATAGGGCGTTCATTAGTAAATCTGTTTTATTAAATCCTCATATGGGATCGACTAATTATCGAGCGCCCGAAATTATACTAGGATACCAAAGATCTGAATCTAACATTGACGTTTGGTCTACCGGGCTCGTGATTTTCGAAATGGCAACAAAATGTCAGTTATTTCATGGCGACACTAACAACAgcgtattatataaaatattatgtgtcCTAGGGGGTATACCTGAAGAGATGTTATGTAAATGCGATTACAGATCAAAACACTTTAAAGGAAAGTATTTTATCAGACGAACAAGGGAACATGGAgag cgtgtTTATTCAAAGTTTGAAAAAAGCCAAATAATACCGGAAACCATACAAAGCATTTATGCAAAAGAATGGAAACGAAGCAGATCTGTTCAAGAGCAAATACAGGATAATATCAaactgaaggggcttcaagatTTCTTGGAACAAATGTTGGTCATATATCCGAAACGAAGATTACTAGTTGATTTCCTGTTGAACAATTCCTTTATGAAGTGTATTTGA
- the LOC101739106 gene encoding uncharacterized protein MAL13P1.304 isoform X2, producing the protein MKHESRSFHEDTNFTDHKTKRKKTYNNDINTLNNYKDDILSRSNEYTDSSDSDWNLKQNVNEIKQKYQYLIERKHLREHQEKIINDLKKIYSENLDVELKEKTKSRKKKTKKSKRRPKLINVVINYYEKASSSRESSDEIKDKNLYIPSERLTNNDSCSNHPLPNKNSNSTKMCGIGNIPSPIINLDEIKSELLLSQECASNKQCESLKNYTPSNQHKPNRTELSQNVKEGENEEKIITKTGESVNQESLQEYDNNFTIVISDEDLDTTLNNQTGKVEDTKENDNKDNVDDTEKSDYNIELIEKELSKMFDNDSNSSSNHSYEGSVSTFEVINSSNLEEILKLDSNMELSSTNKTTSLIFDKNTALPKKSEMGKNTDHANENNRKIDSGNNFQKNLDTKESDLAYIEKDKSHPSLFADSDETVNKSKLNHNEMAESRILLLNATPSNHSERESENLITNYYRSSHSHTETDTYSTNTHRTTNVNFSKKYFNNYNQRLMDDLEKKMFDCMHGKFKVTSLIRNGQFTKIYKVCDRTCGRNYAIKLPKNNISFKNNMLVYNNNRNDSDVNIINIYKRFSLRQQWCSVMEYYPKNLIEALKRQGNAFHIDHVQILAKQLVSAVTFMRSKKIVHSDINPSHVLLNDSNQKLKLCGFDRAFISKSVLLNPHMGSTNYRAPEIILGYQRSESNIDVWSTGLVIFEMATKCQLFHGDTNNSVLYKILCVLGGIPEEMLCKCDYRSKHFKGKYFIRRTREHGERVYSKFEKSQIIPETIQSIYAKEWKRSRSVQEQIQDNIKLKGLQDFLEQMLVIYPKRRLLVDFLLNNSFMKCI; encoded by the exons ATGAAACACGAAAGCAGATCATTCCATGAAGATACAAATTTCACTGATCACAAaaccaaaagaaaaaaaacatataacaaCGATATAAACACATTAAACAACTACAAAGATGATATTTTATCACGATCAAATGAATATACAGATAGTTCGGACTCAGACTGGAACCttaaacaaaatgtaaatgaaattaaacaaaaataccaaTACCTTATTGAAAGAAAACATTTGCGTGAACACCAAGAAAAAATTATCAAtgatttaaagaaaatttacagTGAAAATTTGGATGTCGAActaaaagagaaaacaaaatcgcgaaaaaagaaaacaaaaaaatctaagcGTAGACCTAAATTAATTAACGTAGTCATAAACTATTACGAAAAAGCAAGTAGTTCAAGAGAATCTAGCGACGAAATCAAggataaaaatttatatataccATCAGAACGACTCACTAACAACGATTCTTGTAGTAATCATCCTTTGCCCAACAAAAACTCAAATTCAACGAAAATGTGTGGAATAGGAAACATTCCTTCACCAATTATAAATTTGGATGAAATTAAAagtgaattattattatctcaagAATGTGCGAGCAACAAGCAATGCGA ATCATTAAAAAACTATACACCTTCAAATCAGCATAAACCAAACCGAACAGAATTATCACAGAATGTAAAAGAAGGAGAAAACgaagaaaaaattattacaaaaactgGTGAATCTGTGAATCAAGAAAGTCTTCAAGAATATGACAACAATTTTACTATTGTTATTTCAGATGAAGATTTAGATACAACATTAAATAACCAAACTGGTAAGGTTGAAGACACCAAAGAGAATGACAATAAAGATAATGTTGATGACACTGAAAAAAGTGATTATAATATAGAATTGATTGAAAAGGAATTATCTAAAATGTTTGATAATGATTCAAACAGCAGCAGTAATCACAGTTATGAAGGTTCAGTTAGTACTTTTGAAGTCATAAATAGTAGCAATttagaagaaatattaaaactagATTCAAATATGGAGTTGTCGAGTACCAATAAGACTACGTCACTAATATTTGATAAAAACACAGCATTACCTAAGAAATCAGAAATGGGCAAAAACACAGATCATGCAAATGAAAATAACAGAAAAATAGATAGTggaaataattttcaaaaaaatctcGATACAAAGGAATCAGATTTAGCATATATTGAAAAAGATAAATCACATCCTTCACTTTTTGCCGATAGTGATGAAACTGTAAATAAAAGCAAACTGAATCACAATGAAATGGCTGAAAGTAGAATACTACTACTAAATGCAACACCATCAAACCATTCTGAACGCGAAAGCGAAAACCTGATAACAAACTATTACAGATCTTCTCATTCTCATACTGAAACAGATACATATTCGACCAATACACATAGAACaacaaatgtaaatttttcAAAGAAGTATTTTAACAATTATAACCAGAGATTGATGGATGACTTGGAAAAGAAAATGTTCGATTGTATGCATGGTAAATTTAAAGTGACGTCACTTATTCGAAATGGccaatttactaaaatttataaagTATGTGACCGCACCTGCGGCCGAAATTATGCAATTAAACTACCCAA AAATAACATATCCTTTAAAAATAACATGCtagtatacaataataatagaaacGATAGTGATGTCAacattataaacatttataaaagATTTTCTTTGCGACAACAATGGTGTTCGGTAATGGAATACTACCCTAAAAATTTGATAGAAGCGTTGAAGAGACAAGGAAATGCTTTCCACATTGACCACGTTCAAATTCTAGCCAAACAGTTGGTGTCAGCCGTCACTTTTATGCGGAGCAAAAAAATAGTCCACTccg aTATCAATCCAAGCCACGTATTATTGAACGACTCGAACcaaaaattaaaactgtgcgGATTCGATAGGGCGTTCATTAGTAAATCTGTTTTATTAAATCCTCATATGGGATCGACTAATTATCGAGCGCCCGAAATTATACTAGGATACCAAAGATCTGAATCTAACATTGACGTTTGGTCTACCGGGCTCGTGATTTTCGAAATGGCAACAAAATGTCAGTTATTTCATGGCGACACTAACAACAgcgtattatataaaatattatgtgtcCTAGGGGGTATACCTGAAGAGATGTTATGTAAATGCGATTACAGATCAAAACACTTTAAAGGAAAGTATTTTATCAGACGAACAAGGGAACATGGAgag cgtgtTTATTCAAAGTTTGAAAAAAGCCAAATAATACCGGAAACCATACAAAGCATTTATGCAAAAGAATGGAAACGAAGCAGATCTGTTCAAGAGCAAATACAGGATAATATCAaactgaaggggcttcaagatTTCTTGGAACAAATGTTGGTCATATATCCGAAACGAAGATTACTAGTTGATTTCCTGTTGAACAATTCCTTTATGAAGTGTATTTGA